Proteins from a single region of Clupea harengus chromosome 5, Ch_v2.0.2, whole genome shotgun sequence:
- the LOC105912259 gene encoding DNA-binding protein inhibitor ID-1-like, producing the protein MKVVGPTCALNNSEDVVRCLSDQSLTITKCKIPLLDEQMSAFLQDMNNCYSKLKELVPTLPPNKKASKVEILQHVIDYIWDLQIELDEPGKTRQAGSNMPRTPLTTLNAELASISVENGCSDDRIMCR; encoded by the exons ATGAAAGTTGTCGGACCTACCTGCGCGTTGAACAACAGCGAGGACGTTGTCCGTTGCCTGTCTGATCAAAGCCTCACCATAACCAAATGCAAGATTCCGCTGTTGGACGAGCAGATGTCTGCCTTTCTGCAAGACATGAACAACTGCTACAGCAAGCTTAAGGAACTCGTACCGACGCTGCCTCCTAATAAGAAGGCCAGCAAGGTGGAGATCCTCCAGCACGTCATTGACTACATCTGGGACCTGCAGATCGAACTGGACGAGCCGGGCAAGACTCGCCAGGCGGGGAGCAACATGCCACGCACTCCCCTGACCACCCTCAATGCTGAACTTGCCAGCATCTCTGTTGAG AATGGATGCTCGGATGACAGAATCATGTGCCGTTAA